In Streptomyces sp. NBC_01231, the sequence GACGGGCTGCACCCTGCGGCCGGTGACGCCGGCGGAGGTCCCGGAGGCGCTGGGCGACCGGACCGCCGCCGTGCTTCTGAACCACGTCGACTACCGCACCGGCCGGCTGCACGACCTGCCCGGTCTGACGGCCGCCGTGCACGCGGCGGGCGCGATCGCCGTCTGGGACCTGTGCCACAGCGCGGGCGCCCTCCCGGTCGGGCTCGACGAGCACGGGGTCGACCTGGCGGTCGGCTGCACCTACAAGTACCTGAACGGCGGCCCCGGTTCACCGGCGTACCTGTACGTGCGCGGTGAACTGCAGGACCGTTTCGACTCCCCGCTGCCCGGCTGGAACTCGCACGCCGACCCCTTCGGCATGCGGCCGGACTACACCCCGGCCGCCGGCGCCCCGCGCGGTCGCGTCGGCACGCCCGACATCCTCTCCATGCTCGCCCTGGAGGCGGCCCTGGAGGTGTGGGACGGCGTCTCGATCGAGAGCGTCCGCACCAAGTCCCTCGCGCTGACGGACCTCTTCCTGGAGTGCGTGGCCGAGTACGTTCCGCCCGGCCGCGTGGAGTCGCTGACGCCGGTACCCCACGCGGAGCGGGGCAGCCAGGTCGCGCTGCGCTGCGCGGATGCCGGCCAGGTCATGGAGCGGCTGATCCAGCAGGGCGTCGTCGGAGACTTCCGGCACCCGGACGTCCTGCGCTTCGGGTTCACACCGTTGTACGTCGGGTTCGCGGATGTGGAACGGGCGGCGGGGGTGCTTGCGGGGATCCTGCGGGGTGGGGGCGGCTGACGGTGACGGGGTGGTCGGGTAGCGGGCTGACGGTGACGGGGTGGTGCGCGAGGTGGGGCCGGTCGAAGCGCTGTTCGGCTCACCGAGCGTGACATCCCCTGGTCCGTGCACGTCATGGGCCTGATACCGTCCCCGCCAACGGCCGAAATCCCTCCTGGGGATCTTGCCCGGTCCGTCAAATCCGTTACGCCGCTGAGAGGTTGGAGCATGCCGGACGACGCCGCAGCTCGCGATGGAGTAGCTGCCCGTGCCGCTGCCGAAGAGGAGTCGGCCTTCTCGCACCCGGCGGTCGACCCCGACACCACCGCTGCGTACGGCGATCACCCCGACCAGGTGATCGACTTCTACGCCCCGCACGAGGGGGTGGGCCCGGGCGGTCCCGCGCCGCTGGTCGTCGTGCTGCACGGAGGCGCCTGGCGGGCACCGTACGACCGCCGCCACATCTCCCCGTTCGCGGGCTACCTGGCGCGTCGGGGCTTCGGGGTGGCGAGCGTGGAGTACCGGCGCGGGGGTGCGGGCGAGGAGCAGCAGGGCGGTGGTGCGGGTGAGAGCCCGAGCGGGGGCGGGTTTGGGCCGGTCGCGGGACGCTGGCCGGACACCTTCGACGATGTCGCCGCCGCGCTGGACGCGCTGCCCGCCCTCACCCGTGCGTCCCTCCCGCAGGCCGACCCGCGCCGCATGGTGGTCACCGGC encodes:
- the kynU gene encoding kynureninase; the encoded protein is MSETASELAFKARELDAGDELAGVRARFVLDEAVYLDGNSLGALPAAVPGRVEDVVRRQWGELRIRSWEESGWWTAPERIGDRIAPLIGAAAGQIVVGDSTSVNVFKALVGAVRLARLAGGEGRDEIVVDATTFPTDGYIAGSAARMTGCTLRPVTPAEVPEALGDRTAAVLLNHVDYRTGRLHDLPGLTAAVHAAGAIAVWDLCHSAGALPVGLDEHGVDLAVGCTYKYLNGGPGSPAYLYVRGELQDRFDSPLPGWNSHADPFGMRPDYTPAAGAPRGRVGTPDILSMLALEAALEVWDGVSIESVRTKSLALTDLFLECVAEYVPPGRVESLTPVPHAERGSQVALRCADAGQVMERLIQQGVVGDFRHPDVLRFGFTPLYVGFADVERAAGVLAGILRGGGG
- a CDS encoding alpha/beta hydrolase, which translates into the protein MPDDAAARDGVAARAAAEEESAFSHPAVDPDTTAAYGDHPDQVIDFYAPHEGVGPGGPAPLVVVLHGGAWRAPYDRRHISPFAGYLARRGFGVASVEYRRGGAGEEQQGGGAGESPSGGGFGPVAGRWPDTFDDVAAALDALPALTRASLPQADPRRMVVTGHSAGGHLALWVAARHLLPADAPWRIDRPSPLRGVVALAPIADFAVAEKLDVCGGACRQLLGGDEVFTERRPYADPALLLPTGIATTIVQGRADGVVPEAVAEAYADAAAKAGEVVGVTLLEDVGHFPLIDPVADACAVVGEEIAQLAW